A region of Planococcus sp. MSAK28401 DNA encodes the following proteins:
- a CDS encoding BCCT family transporter — translation MDKKLLKNPVFIISTAVILLLVLAGAFMPIRFGEIAGTLFNFTTLNFGWFYLLAVFIITLFLIIIAISKYGSIRLGADSDRPEFPFFTWIGMLFSAGFGAGLVFWGVAEPMSHFFTTPFGTEGQTEEAARIAMGYSFFHWGVSQWSVFAIVGLVIGFLQFRRKKPGLVSTALEPVLGSKPVVKHTIDSLAVIATVMGIATSLGLGVLQMNGGLNAVFGIDNAFPIQLAIIGVMFAAYTLSSSTGLHKGIAYLSNLNLGLALVLMVFVFFAGPTVFIMDTFTLAIGDYITNFVQYSLRMEPYTGGEWVLGWTIFYWAWATAWSPFVGAFVARVSRGRTIREFVFGVLVIPPAIACVWIAVFGGTALWYDLNEQAGIAEAVNVDLTSALFQTFDVLPLSTIMSILAILLIFTFLVTSADSATYILATMTSFGSLNPPTLFKIIWGVLMSAIAAVLLYAGGLDALQTASLISALPFTVLLLLMLWSFTKIIRGESPPIRKSELRRFRRLEREARKQQNK, via the coding sequence ATGGATAAAAAATTATTGAAAAACCCCGTGTTTATCATATCGACAGCCGTGATCCTGCTGTTGGTACTTGCTGGGGCATTTATGCCGATTCGTTTCGGTGAAATTGCCGGCACCTTATTTAACTTCACCACTCTTAACTTCGGTTGGTTCTACTTGCTAGCTGTCTTCATCATCACCCTTTTCCTAATCATCATCGCCATTAGCAAATATGGCAGCATCCGGCTCGGAGCCGACTCCGACCGCCCGGAATTCCCGTTCTTCACTTGGATCGGCATGCTGTTCTCAGCCGGCTTCGGTGCCGGGCTCGTCTTCTGGGGCGTAGCGGAACCGATGAGCCATTTCTTTACGACACCGTTCGGTACGGAAGGACAGACGGAAGAAGCAGCGCGCATTGCGATGGGCTATTCTTTCTTCCACTGGGGCGTCAGCCAATGGTCCGTCTTTGCCATCGTCGGTTTGGTTATCGGCTTCTTGCAGTTCAGACGCAAAAAGCCCGGCTTGGTCTCGACCGCACTCGAACCGGTCTTAGGTTCAAAACCAGTGGTCAAGCATACGATTGACTCGCTCGCGGTCATTGCAACTGTCATGGGAATCGCGACTTCACTCGGTCTTGGAGTCTTGCAGATGAACGGTGGTTTGAACGCCGTATTCGGCATCGACAATGCATTTCCGATCCAGTTGGCGATCATCGGCGTCATGTTCGCTGCCTATACCCTATCTTCTTCTACAGGCCTTCATAAAGGAATTGCCTACTTAAGTAATTTGAACTTAGGCTTGGCACTCGTCCTGATGGTCTTTGTCTTCTTTGCGGGACCGACTGTCTTTATCATGGACACATTTACGCTCGCAATCGGCGATTATATCACCAATTTTGTTCAGTACAGCCTGCGCATGGAACCCTATACCGGTGGAGAATGGGTACTTGGATGGACCATCTTCTACTGGGCTTGGGCCACTGCCTGGTCTCCATTTGTCGGAGCGTTCGTTGCACGGGTTTCACGCGGGCGTACCATCCGCGAATTCGTCTTCGGCGTACTGGTCATCCCGCCAGCTATCGCTTGTGTATGGATCGCCGTTTTCGGCGGTACAGCTTTATGGTATGACTTGAACGAACAAGCGGGCATCGCGGAAGCGGTCAATGTAGATTTGACTTCTGCCTTGTTCCAAACCTTTGACGTTCTTCCGCTGTCGACCATCATGTCCATATTGGCGATTTTGCTGATCTTCACATTCCTGGTGACATCAGCTGACTCCGCTACATACATCCTTGCAACCATGACTAGCTTCGGCAGCCTGAATCCCCCGACTTTATTCAAAATCATCTGGGGCGTTTTAATGTCAGCCATCGCAGCCGTTCTGCTTTACGCGGGTGGGCTAGACGCTTTGCAGACCGCTTCACTCATATCGGCCTTACCGTTTACGGTGCTCCTGCTGCTGATGCTTTGGTCATTCACCAAAATCATCCGCGGGGAGTCGCCGCCAATCCGAAAATCCGAATTGCGCCGCTTCAGACGCTTGGAACGCGAAGCGCGCAAACAACAGAATAAATAA
- a CDS encoding VOC family protein — MKLDHIVHFTHTSPEASSQFWNTKGFHTVTGGSHKNWGTQNALMYGPDYYIEWLTVEDKMRAEASEHPLIQQLRHDGRGFGTICLRSDNLDQLSKQIEGRGYKVIGPMHAERLTETGETIRWRLLFIDQPISSALPLPFFIEWEESDEARFASLKQKGAITELNEGLRLEALVFSVEDPAQREAQWNSLLGGAADLENCHLVFEAGKGKERLREVRFESVGQEIIFEQGSYLVPRFG, encoded by the coding sequence ATGAAATTAGATCATATCGTCCATTTTACCCACACCAGCCCGGAAGCCAGCAGCCAGTTTTGGAACACAAAAGGTTTCCACACAGTTACTGGAGGCAGCCATAAAAACTGGGGAACTCAAAATGCCCTCATGTACGGGCCGGATTATTATATCGAGTGGCTCACGGTCGAAGACAAAATGCGCGCCGAAGCTTCCGAACATCCGCTTATCCAACAGCTGCGCCATGACGGGAGAGGCTTCGGCACAATCTGCCTGCGTTCTGATAATCTCGACCAATTATCGAAACAAATCGAAGGGCGTGGATACAAGGTGATCGGCCCGATGCACGCCGAACGGTTGACTGAAACAGGTGAAACCATCCGCTGGCGCTTGCTCTTTATCGATCAGCCGATTTCTTCAGCTTTGCCGCTGCCATTCTTTATTGAGTGGGAAGAGTCGGACGAGGCGCGTTTTGCCAGCTTGAAACAAAAAGGCGCCATCACAGAGCTCAATGAAGGCCTGCGCTTAGAGGCACTCGTTTTCTCAGTGGAAGATCCAGCGCAAAGGGAAGCGCAATGGAACAGCTTGCTCGGAGGAGCAGCGGACTTGGAAAATTGCCATCTCGTGTTTGAGGCGGGCAAGGGAAAAGAACGGCTGCGTGAAGTGCGTTTCGAATCAGTTGGACAGGAAATCATTTTTGAGCAAGGAAGCTACTTGGTGCCGCGTTTCGGATAG
- the hflX gene encoding GTPase HflX, with the protein MEQLIEKAIIVGVQLQKDTHFEYSMEELRNLAEALGVEVVGELHQNLDRVNPAHYIGTGKVDEAKMLYEEADANLIIFNDELSPSQIRNLEEELECKVIDRTMLILDIFSRRARTREAQVQVELAQLQYMLPRLVGLRASLGRQGGASSGGLANRGAGETKLELDRRKIEDQITKLRRELDQVKEQRTTQRKQRLKKGMPVVSLVGYTNAGKSTIMNSLLSKTGQDADKQVFEKDMLFATLDTSIRQIRLEDNKTFLLSDTVGFVSRLPHHLVKAFRSTLEEARNADLLLHVVDVSNDEHDYMMEVTDATLQDVGVENVPTLYVYNKSDLAGVVYPRKSADAVWISAKEEAGLDELLESIRDRLFANHVMCRMEIPFGRGDVVAYLNDHASIKETEYGEEGTLITVELSRADYDRYEQFVVGK; encoded by the coding sequence ATGGAACAGTTAATTGAAAAAGCGATTATTGTGGGGGTCCAATTGCAAAAAGATACCCATTTCGAATACAGCATGGAAGAATTGCGGAATCTGGCGGAAGCGCTGGGTGTCGAAGTGGTGGGCGAACTGCACCAGAACTTGGATCGCGTGAATCCCGCGCACTATATCGGCACAGGAAAAGTCGATGAAGCGAAAATGTTATACGAAGAAGCGGATGCCAACCTGATTATTTTCAATGATGAGCTGTCGCCGTCCCAAATCCGCAATCTTGAAGAAGAGCTGGAATGCAAAGTGATCGACCGGACGATGCTCATCCTGGACATTTTCTCAAGACGCGCCCGTACACGCGAAGCGCAAGTGCAAGTGGAATTGGCGCAATTGCAATACATGCTGCCGCGCCTGGTCGGCTTACGCGCGTCGCTCGGCCGCCAAGGCGGTGCCAGCAGCGGCGGGCTTGCCAACCGCGGTGCCGGGGAAACCAAGCTGGAGCTTGACCGCCGGAAAATCGAAGACCAGATTACCAAGCTTAGACGCGAACTCGATCAAGTAAAAGAACAGCGCACGACACAGCGCAAGCAGCGGTTGAAAAAAGGCATGCCGGTCGTCTCACTGGTTGGGTATACCAATGCCGGCAAGTCAACGATCATGAACAGTTTGCTCTCGAAGACGGGGCAAGATGCCGACAAGCAGGTATTTGAGAAAGACATGCTGTTCGCGACTTTGGATACTTCCATTCGCCAAATCCGGCTGGAAGACAATAAGACCTTTTTGCTGTCCGATACTGTCGGATTTGTCAGCCGCTTGCCGCACCACCTGGTCAAAGCATTCCGCTCGACGCTTGAAGAAGCGCGCAATGCGGATCTGTTGCTCCATGTTGTTGATGTCTCGAACGATGAGCATGATTATATGATGGAAGTAACCGACGCGACCTTGCAAGATGTGGGCGTGGAGAACGTCCCGACTTTATATGTCTATAATAAATCAGACCTTGCCGGCGTCGTATATCCAAGAAAGAGCGCTGATGCGGTCTGGATATCAGCCAAAGAAGAAGCGGGACTCGATGAACTGCTCGAAAGCATCCGCGACCGGCTCTTTGCGAACCACGTCATGTGCCGGATGGAAATTCCGTTCGGACGCGGGGACGTCGTCGCGTATTTGAACGACCATGCGAGCATCAAAGAAACTGAATATGGCGAAGAAGGCACATTGATTACGGTGGAACTGAGCCGTGCGGATTATGACCGATACGAACAATTCGTCGTAGGTAAATAA
- a CDS encoding DUF6612 family protein, which translates to MRKWVAVLGTGAAVIGLGACSDAQAPTTEEESENPAQEAPEETMSASEVYAEAVEVSQQVESLRAQSNTEQQMKMQPDGMEIDMTVDSEIEMTYEPLAFHQTGETSIVSEDIDNSNPMLTEMYMTEEGLYMHETSVDMWLKMPEEMHENMQSIAGQQSADPARQLDELGDFEEDFVLEETDEAYILTLDASGEEFQELTDEQLEKTLGQMEIEAPLSPEDLKVHAVNYVITLDKETYLADRMEVDMELDVDVRDEMMAIESQMQVDYSDYNAIEPIEIPPEVFEQAQEIEF; encoded by the coding sequence ATGAGAAAATGGGTGGCAGTCCTAGGAACAGGCGCTGCTGTCATCGGCCTTGGCGCATGCAGCGATGCGCAAGCACCGACGACTGAAGAAGAAAGCGAGAATCCTGCGCAAGAAGCGCCGGAAGAAACGATGAGCGCTTCGGAAGTTTACGCAGAAGCAGTGGAGGTTTCGCAGCAAGTAGAAAGCTTGCGTGCGCAGTCGAACACCGAACAACAGATGAAAATGCAGCCGGATGGCATGGAAATCGACATGACGGTGGATTCTGAAATAGAAATGACTTATGAGCCTTTGGCATTTCATCAAACAGGGGAGACCAGCATTGTATCGGAAGACATCGACAACAGCAATCCGATGCTGACGGAAATGTATATGACAGAAGAGGGCTTATACATGCATGAGACGTCCGTCGATATGTGGCTGAAGATGCCAGAAGAAATGCACGAAAATATGCAATCGATTGCCGGACAGCAATCGGCTGACCCTGCGCGCCAATTGGACGAACTCGGTGATTTCGAAGAGGATTTCGTGCTAGAGGAAACGGATGAAGCCTACATTCTGACACTTGATGCCTCAGGAGAAGAGTTCCAGGAACTGACGGACGAACAATTGGAGAAAACCTTGGGCCAAATGGAAATCGAAGCCCCTCTATCTCCGGAAGACCTAAAAGTGCACGCCGTGAATTACGTTATCACGCTGGACAAGGAAACTTATCTAGCGGACCGCATGGAAGTCGATATGGAACTTGACGTCGACGTGCGCGATGAAATGATGGCAATCGAATCGCAGATGCAAGTGGACTATAGCGATTACAATGCCATCGAGCCGATCGAAATTCCACCAGAAGTATTCGAACAAGCGCAAGAAATCGAATTTTAA
- a CDS encoding ABC transporter permease, with protein sequence MKKRILIPILILLSFISLFVGVSSISPLDLLDFQSEETQIFLVSRFPRLVAILLAGAGMSMAGLIMQQLSRNKFVSPTTAGTLDATRLGILVSMLLFANASMIEKMAVAFLFALAGTFLFMQILNRIKFKDAIFIPLIGLMFGNILSSITTFFAYRADVIQNMSAWLQGDFSMVMKGSYELLYISVPVFVIAYMYANRFTVAGMGEDFSKNLGLKYRSVVNIGLTLVALITATVVLTVGMIPFLGLIIPNIVSIFKGDHLQKTLPHTAMLGAIFLLVCDILGRVLIYPYEITISLMVGVIGSFIFLIMLFRRKAYA encoded by the coding sequence ATGAAAAAACGTATTCTAATACCCATATTGATCCTTCTGTCGTTCATCTCCCTGTTTGTCGGAGTCAGCAGCATCAGCCCGCTGGATCTCCTTGATTTTCAATCAGAAGAAACACAGATTTTCCTCGTCAGCCGCTTTCCGCGCTTAGTCGCGATTTTGCTTGCGGGGGCTGGCATGAGCATGGCGGGGCTTATTATGCAGCAATTGAGCCGCAATAAATTCGTCTCGCCGACCACTGCCGGGACGCTCGATGCAACGCGCCTCGGGATCCTCGTTTCGATGCTGCTATTTGCGAACGCCTCAATGATCGAGAAAATGGCAGTGGCGTTCTTGTTCGCGCTCGCCGGCACTTTTCTGTTCATGCAAATCCTTAACCGCATCAAATTCAAGGATGCCATCTTCATTCCGCTCATCGGCTTGATGTTCGGCAATATCCTGTCGTCGATCACGACATTTTTCGCCTACCGGGCAGATGTCATCCAGAACATGTCGGCTTGGCTGCAGGGCGATTTTTCGATGGTCATGAAAGGCAGCTACGAACTTCTTTACATAAGCGTGCCGGTCTTCGTCATCGCCTATATGTACGCCAACCGCTTTACGGTCGCAGGCATGGGTGAGGATTTCTCGAAAAACTTGGGACTGAAATACCGCAGCGTCGTCAACATTGGCTTGACGCTGGTCGCGCTCATTACCGCAACGGTCGTCTTGACGGTCGGCATGATCCCGTTCCTTGGCTTGATCATCCCGAATATCGTCTCCATCTTCAAAGGGGACCATCTTCAGAAAACCTTGCCGCATACCGCGATGCTCGGCGCTATCTTCCTCTTGGTCTGTGACATTCTCGGACGTGTCTTGATTTATCCGTATGAGATTACGATCAGCCTGATGGTGGGGGTCATCGGAAGCTTTATCTTCCTGATCATGTTGTTTAGGAGGAAGGCGTATGCGTGA
- a CDS encoding iron chelate uptake ABC transporter family permease subunit, with product MRDVHKLWILIGLAAAACGLYLFDNLNGSFDYALPRRGVKVFAMVLTGVAIAYATVVFQTITHNRILTPSIMGLDSLYMLLQTVLIFFLGSGHITIINQQVNFLLSIAVMVIFALLFYKLLFKKDNQPIYFLLLIGIILGTFFGSVSTFLQVLIDPNEFQIVQDRMFASFNNVNADLVWISLFFIVVLIGLAWRHNASLDVLSLGRDTAVNLGVGYDALVKKMLVLSAVLIAIATALVGPITFFGLIVANLSYQFFKSYKHSIVIAGASIISIVALVGGQWVVEHVFTFNTTLSVIINFIGGVYFIYLLLKESRSK from the coding sequence ATGCGTGATGTACATAAACTGTGGATTTTAATTGGACTTGCCGCAGCGGCATGCGGTTTGTATTTATTTGATAATTTGAATGGCAGCTTTGATTATGCGCTGCCGAGAAGAGGCGTGAAAGTCTTCGCGATGGTGTTGACGGGTGTGGCGATCGCTTATGCGACGGTGGTGTTCCAGACCATCACCCATAACCGCATTTTGACCCCTAGCATCATGGGCCTGGATTCGCTCTATATGCTCCTTCAGACAGTGTTGATTTTCTTCTTGGGCTCAGGGCATATCACGATCATCAACCAGCAAGTGAATTTTTTGCTGTCGATTGCTGTCATGGTCATCTTCGCTTTATTGTTCTATAAACTGTTGTTTAAGAAAGATAACCAACCGATTTACTTCCTCCTATTGATCGGCATCATTCTCGGCACGTTTTTCGGCAGCGTCTCGACATTCCTGCAGGTGCTGATCGACCCGAATGAGTTCCAGATCGTCCAGGACCGGATGTTCGCAAGTTTCAATAATGTGAATGCCGATTTGGTGTGGATCTCGCTGTTTTTCATTGTCGTCTTGATCGGTTTGGCTTGGCGCCATAATGCATCGCTCGACGTGCTATCTTTGGGGCGTGATACGGCGGTGAATCTCGGTGTCGGCTACGACGCGCTCGTCAAGAAAATGCTTGTGCTTTCTGCTGTGTTAATTGCCATCGCCACAGCTTTGGTCGGGCCGATTACATTCTTCGGCTTGATCGTCGCCAATCTGTCCTATCAATTTTTCAAATCCTACAAACATTCGATTGTCATCGCCGGTGCGAGCATCATCAGTATCGTGGCGCTGGTCGGCGGGCAATGGGTCGTCGAACATGTCTTCACGTTCAATACGACGCTCAGCGTCATCATCAATTTCATTGGCGGCGTCTATTTTATCTATTTGCTATTAAAGGAGAGTCGGTCTAAATGA
- a CDS encoding iron ABC transporter ATP-binding protein: MIQVRELTKLYGKKQVVENVSVDIRRGQITSFIGPNGAGKSTLLSMVSRLLDADTGEVLIDKTNTKQMKSNEFSKRVSILKQSNFMNVRLTIRELVSFGRFPYSKGRLNTEDEQMVDQAIEYMDLGDMEDSYLDELSGGQRQRAFIAMVIAQDTDYVLLDEPLNNLDMKHSVQIMKILRRLVDELGKTVIIVLHDINFASVYSDRIVALKNGRVVKDGPTEEIIQSDALKEIYDMDIPIQQMNDCRICVYFNS; this comes from the coding sequence ATGATCCAAGTCCGTGAACTGACGAAGTTATATGGAAAGAAACAAGTCGTGGAAAATGTATCGGTCGATATTCGGCGAGGGCAGATCACTTCCTTTATCGGGCCGAACGGAGCGGGGAAATCGACGCTCTTGTCGATGGTCAGCCGGCTTTTGGATGCAGATACTGGGGAAGTGTTGATCGATAAGACCAACACGAAGCAGATGAAGTCCAATGAATTCTCGAAACGTGTTTCCATTTTGAAGCAATCGAATTTCATGAATGTGCGCTTGACGATCCGCGAATTGGTATCCTTCGGCCGTTTTCCGTATTCGAAAGGCCGCTTGAACACAGAAGATGAACAGATGGTCGACCAGGCCATCGAGTACATGGATCTTGGAGATATGGAAGATTCGTATTTGGATGAACTGTCGGGCGGGCAGCGGCAGCGTGCGTTTATCGCAATGGTTATCGCGCAAGACACGGATTACGTGCTGCTTGACGAACCGCTTAATAATTTGGATATGAAGCATTCTGTGCAGATCATGAAGATTTTGCGCCGCTTAGTCGATGAGCTCGGTAAAACGGTCATCATCGTCCTTCACGATATCAATTTTGCTTCGGTCTATTCCGATCGTATTGTCGCGCTGAAAAACGGCCGCGTCGTCAAAGACGGGCCGACGGAAGAAATCATCCAATCGGATGCGTTGAAGGAAATCTACGATATGGATATCCCAATCCAGCAAATGAATGATTGCCGGATTTGCGTGTATTTCAATTCCTGA
- a CDS encoding phosphatase PAP2 family protein: MKRIFYPLAMATLLGFFGILYYYQQEPIRELDERAASLFGGMGWLEAMSFIGEQWMIFAVSFLLLVFLWVFRHNYRGMFFVLLAVGAGNALNRLLQQWFGRPTPEFPEEVASYSFPSDHAMVGLLYLFTLAYFLSERAGAKSMRLLIWLAAVLLAVLTALSQVASGTHYLSDVLAGLFLGYTLFVLVAIWYEMRERQFRKRKDMRTVELEDMDKR; encoded by the coding sequence ATGAAGCGAATCTTTTATCCATTAGCGATGGCGACACTGCTCGGGTTTTTCGGAATACTGTATTATTATCAGCAAGAACCGATCCGGGAACTGGACGAACGGGCGGCTTCGCTGTTCGGCGGGATGGGATGGCTGGAGGCCATGTCGTTTATCGGGGAGCAATGGATGATTTTTGCTGTCAGCTTCCTGCTGTTGGTCTTTCTGTGGGTGTTCCGGCATAATTACCGGGGCATGTTTTTCGTTTTATTGGCTGTCGGTGCAGGGAACGCGTTGAATCGATTGCTGCAGCAATGGTTCGGCCGGCCGACGCCGGAATTTCCAGAAGAGGTGGCGTCCTATAGCTTTCCGTCCGATCATGCAATGGTCGGCTTGTTGTATTTATTCACGCTAGCCTATTTCCTAAGCGAAAGAGCCGGTGCCAAATCGATGCGCCTATTGATTTGGCTTGCCGCTGTACTGCTTGCGGTGCTCACGGCCTTATCGCAAGTGGCAAGCGGTACGCATTACCTGTCGGATGTATTGGCAGGGTTGTTTCTCGGCTATACCTTATTTGTCCTGGTGGCCATATGGTATGAAATGAGGGAGCGGCAATTCCGTAAGCGCAAGGATATGCGCACTGTCGAGCTGGAAGATATGGATAAGCGTTAA
- a CDS encoding ammonium transporter, whose protein sequence is MEAVQSSVDMLWVMLGAMLVFFMHAGFAMVETGFTRSKNTLNILMKNMITISLGSILYFIVGYALMFGPSSFGLIGTEGFALSGVTDIGFFVFQAVFAATCATIISGAVAERMHLTAYILLTVAMTAIIYPIVGHWVWGGGWLSEIGFIDFAGSTVVHLTGAVAAFIAAWKIGPRLGKYSGKTVNTIPGHSLPLGALGVFILWLGWFGFNGGSTLAADPALVPPVIANTLLAASAGVLATALYTRFRYGRIDGTLTMNGALAGLVGITAGAANVSFLGAILIGLIAGIIMTEAVHLLDTKIRVDDPVGAVSVHGIAGIWGTLAIGFFDVNGGLLYGGGAEILGIQAVGVLAVIAWASLSTGAALLLISIVTPLRVTAEEEETGLDFAEHGSQAYSMQDVLRGSSGRADNFADRLNQLGDERPASGKV, encoded by the coding sequence ATGGAAGCTGTACAAAGCTCAGTTGATATGCTGTGGGTCATGCTCGGCGCCATGCTTGTGTTTTTTATGCACGCCGGGTTCGCCATGGTTGAAACAGGATTCACTCGCTCTAAAAATACCCTTAATATTTTGATGAAAAACATGATCACCATTTCACTTGGCTCCATTCTTTATTTCATTGTCGGCTATGCATTGATGTTCGGGCCGTCATCGTTCGGCTTGATCGGCACAGAAGGATTCGCTTTATCAGGTGTCACGGATATCGGGTTCTTCGTCTTCCAAGCAGTTTTCGCCGCCACCTGTGCCACGATCATCTCGGGCGCCGTCGCGGAACGCATGCACTTGACCGCTTATATCCTGCTGACCGTTGCCATGACAGCCATCATCTATCCGATTGTCGGCCACTGGGTATGGGGAGGCGGCTGGTTGTCTGAAATCGGCTTTATCGACTTCGCCGGCTCCACTGTCGTCCACTTGACGGGTGCTGTCGCTGCCTTTATCGCGGCTTGGAAAATCGGGCCGCGCCTCGGGAAGTATTCCGGCAAAACCGTCAACACGATTCCTGGCCACAGCTTGCCGCTCGGAGCACTCGGCGTATTCATTCTGTGGCTTGGCTGGTTCGGCTTTAACGGCGGCAGCACGCTCGCGGCAGACCCTGCGCTCGTCCCGCCCGTCATTGCCAACACTTTGCTCGCAGCATCCGCTGGTGTTTTGGCTACGGCGCTTTACACCCGCTTCCGCTACGGCCGCATTGACGGCACATTGACGATGAACGGTGCACTTGCAGGGCTTGTCGGCATCACTGCCGGCGCAGCCAATGTCTCGTTCCTCGGCGCGATCTTGATCGGTTTGATCGCCGGCATCATCATGACGGAAGCCGTCCATCTATTGGATACGAAAATTCGCGTGGACGATCCAGTGGGGGCTGTATCGGTTCACGGAATCGCAGGGATTTGGGGAACTCTTGCGATTGGATTCTTCGATGTTAACGGTGGATTGCTTTACGGGGGAGGAGCTGAAATTCTCGGCATCCAGGCAGTCGGCGTACTGGCCGTCATCGCTTGGGCCTCCTTGTCTACCGGCGCCGCCCTTCTATTGATCAGCATCGTGACGCCGCTGCGCGTGACAGCCGAAGAGGAAGAAACCGGCTTGGACTTCGCAGAACATGGATCGCAAGCCTATTCGATGCAAGACGTGCTGCGCGGTTCGTCCGGCAGAGCGGATAATTTCGCAGACCGCCTGAACCAGCTTGGCGATGAACGGCCAGCTTCAGGCAAAGTATAA
- a CDS encoding P-II family nitrogen regulator, whose translation MKKIETIIRPSVFADVRQALALEGIDGLTVTEIAGIGKQEGRVGLFRGNAYRMEFSPKLKLEMVVSDEKVEDIIQALLDYASTGEVGDGKIFILPVEEAIRIRTKERGTVAIG comes from the coding sequence ATGAAAAAGATTGAGACTATCATTCGCCCTTCTGTTTTCGCCGATGTCCGGCAAGCATTAGCTCTCGAAGGAATCGATGGGCTGACCGTAACTGAGATCGCCGGAATCGGCAAACAGGAAGGGCGCGTCGGCTTGTTCCGCGGGAATGCCTACCGAATGGAGTTTTCTCCTAAGCTGAAACTGGAAATGGTCGTCTCAGACGAAAAAGTCGAAGACATCATCCAAGCTTTGCTTGACTATGCGTCGACAGGCGAAGTCGGAGATGGGAAAATTTTCATCCTGCCTGTAGAAGAAGCCATCCGAATCAGAACAAAAGAACGCGGCACTGTCGCGATTGGATAA
- a CDS encoding uracil-DNA glycosylase translates to MYRISEELAELGKKRIADFAVEGFVWGSGPQSPALMLVGEAPGENEVETGIPFTGRAGKELMASLEGIGLEREDVYITSAVRSRPYKWGEKRTRSGEVVKRKYNRAPNKKEIIAHAPILDEEIRAVKPPLIVTLGNIGLQRLVGREAKIMQLHGTLMETPILYWDEDSGAFLETQESYHIFPTFHPASVFYNPAVREHKNADWEKLGRLLRNEVHE, encoded by the coding sequence ATGTATAGAATTTCAGAAGAACTGGCTGAATTGGGGAAAAAGCGCATTGCGGATTTTGCTGTGGAAGGCTTTGTTTGGGGCAGCGGCCCGCAATCGCCGGCGTTGATGCTGGTCGGAGAAGCGCCAGGCGAGAATGAAGTGGAGACGGGCATTCCGTTTACGGGGCGTGCCGGAAAAGAATTGATGGCTTCATTGGAAGGAATCGGCCTTGAGCGGGAAGACGTCTATATCACCAGCGCTGTCAGAAGCCGCCCGTATAAATGGGGTGAAAAACGCACCCGGAGCGGTGAAGTGGTGAAGCGCAAGTACAACCGGGCCCCGAATAAAAAAGAAATCATCGCCCACGCCCCAATCCTTGATGAAGAAATTCGGGCGGTGAAGCCTCCGTTGATTGTGACGCTCGGAAATATCGGACTGCAGCGGCTCGTTGGGCGTGAAGCGAAGATCATGCAATTGCATGGAACGCTGATGGAAACGCCAATCCTGTATTGGGATGAAGATAGTGGCGCATTTCTAGAGACGCAGGAGAGCTATCATATTTTTCCGACCTTCCATCCGGCAAGTGTGTTCTATAACCCGGCAGTCCGCGAACATAAAAATGCGGATTGGGAAAAACTTGGGCGATTGCTGCGCAATGAAGTGCATGAATAA